From the Anaerolineales bacterium genome, one window contains:
- the minD gene encoding septum site-determining protein MinD gives MSGRVITITSGKGGVGKTTATANIGAALADMGYKVVCIDADIGLRNLDVVMGLENRIVYDLVDVVEGRCKLRQALIRDKRMGELYLIPAAQTRDKNAISPKDMQRVCDELRPEFDFILIDSPAGIERGFKNAIAPADDVIIVTNPEVSAVRDADRIIGLVEADQKGPAKLIINRINQELIERGDMLAVADVLELLAVDLIGMVPDDQAVLVSTNRGAPISLEQKSRTGQAFRDVAKRLSGQEVAYTEENGSGGLFGRLSKLIRTGGG, from the coding sequence ATGAGTGGACGCGTAATTACTATTACTTCTGGCAAAGGCGGCGTGGGCAAAACCACGGCCACAGCAAACATTGGCGCCGCCCTGGCGGATATGGGCTATAAGGTCGTCTGCATTGACGCGGACATTGGTCTGCGCAACCTGGACGTAGTGATGGGCCTGGAAAATCGCATCGTCTACGACCTGGTGGACGTGGTGGAGGGCCGCTGCAAGCTGCGCCAAGCCTTGATCCGTGACAAGCGCATGGGCGAGCTGTACCTGATCCCGGCAGCACAGACCCGCGACAAAAACGCTATTTCACCTAAGGACATGCAGCGCGTTTGTGATGAGCTGCGCCCGGAGTTCGACTTCATCTTGATCGATTCGCCGGCAGGCATTGAGCGCGGCTTCAAGAATGCGATCGCCCCGGCAGACGATGTAATCATCGTCACCAACCCCGAAGTTTCCGCAGTGCGCGATGCCGACCGCATCATTGGCCTGGTGGAAGCAGACCAAAAAGGCCCCGCCAAGCTGATCATCAACCGCATCAACCAAGAACTGATCGAACGCGGGGACATGCTGGCCGTGGCCGATGTACTCGAATTGCTGGCGGTGGATCTGATCGGCATGGTGCCGGATGACCAGGCCGTTTTGGTCAGCACCAACCGCGGCGCACCGATCTCTCTGGAGCAGAAGAGCCGCACCGGCCAGGCCTTTCGGGATGTGGCCAAACGGCTCAGCGGCCAGGAAGTTGCCTACACGGAAGAAAACGGCAGCGGCGGCCTGTTTGGCCGCTTGTCCAAGCTGATCCGCACAGGCGGAGGCTAA
- the minE gene encoding cell division topological specificity factor MinE gives MRNLSDLFGRKGSASTAKERLRLVLIHDRSTLAPGAMEALRDELVEVISRHVDVDPSQVRLELTQEGRSQRLLADIPLKRRPERQSED, from the coding sequence ATGAGAAATCTGAGTGACCTGTTCGGGCGCAAGGGCAGTGCCAGTACCGCCAAGGAGCGCTTGCGCCTGGTGCTGATTCACGACCGCAGCACCCTGGCGCCTGGCGCCATGGAAGCCCTGCGAGACGAGCTCGTCGAAGTGATCTCTCGCCATGTGGATGTGGACCCAAGCCAAGTGCGCCTGGAACTGACCCAAGAAGGCCGCTCCCAGCGCCTGCTGGCAGACATCCCCCTGAAACGCAGACCAGAACGCCAGTCTGAAGACTAG
- a CDS encoding rod shape-determining protein RodA, whose translation MRTAVWRHFDFWLLGAVAVLITFGLAMISSAIAGNPELIELDVLGRQITFAAIGFVVILVSASFDYRLWISISRVLYAFLFILLLFVVVAGESSFGAQRWLNIGLVVLQPSELAKITMIIILADFFARNRDAAKDFKWIFRSAISTVALVALILAQPNLSTSIVLMTVWFSLLWVSGLEVKHLLMFIFGALLIAVVSFPLLEDYQRQRIINFVAPDPEAALDANYNVTQALITIGSGGVLGQGYGQSTQVQLRFLKVRHNDFIFSAIAAEFGLVGAMAVLGVLFFIVWRCVRIAQLSQDTFGSLIAYGVAVIIALHTIVNVGMNIQVLPVTGLPLPFISAGGSSLLTFMFGIGLVESVVARHRALNFS comes from the coding sequence ATGAGAACAGCTGTTTGGCGTCACTTTGATTTTTGGCTGCTTGGCGCAGTCGCCGTCCTGATCACCTTTGGCCTGGCCATGATCAGTTCTGCCATCGCGGGCAACCCCGAGCTGATCGAACTGGATGTACTTGGCCGCCAAATCACCTTTGCAGCGATTGGCTTCGTCGTTATCCTAGTCTCAGCCTCGTTTGATTACCGCTTGTGGATCTCGATCAGCCGTGTGCTGTACGCCTTCCTGTTCATTCTGCTGCTCTTCGTGGTGGTGGCTGGCGAAAGCAGTTTCGGCGCCCAGCGTTGGCTCAACATCGGCCTGGTCGTGCTGCAGCCTTCAGAGCTGGCCAAGATCACCATGATCATCATTCTGGCGGATTTCTTTGCCCGCAACCGGGACGCCGCCAAAGACTTCAAATGGATCTTCCGCAGCGCCATTTCGACTGTGGCGTTGGTGGCGCTGATCCTGGCGCAGCCCAACCTCAGCACCTCCATCGTGCTGATGACCGTGTGGTTTTCCCTGTTATGGGTCAGCGGCCTGGAAGTCAAGCACCTGCTGATGTTCATTTTTGGCGCGCTGCTCATCGCGGTGGTCAGCTTTCCGCTGCTGGAAGACTACCAACGCCAGCGCATCATCAACTTTGTGGCCCCAGACCCTGAAGCGGCGCTGGATGCCAATTACAACGTGACACAGGCGCTGATCACGATCGGCTCGGGCGGCGTGCTAGGCCAGGGCTACGGGCAAAGCACGCAAGTCCAACTGCGATTCCTCAAAGTGCGTCACAATGACTTCATCTTCTCGGCCATTGCCGCAGAGTTTGGCTTGGTGGGCGCTATGGCGGTTCTAGGCGTGCTATTCTTCATCGTATGGCGCTGCGTACGGATTGCCCAGCTTTCGCAAGACACGTTTGGTTCGCTGATCGCTTATGGTGTCGCCGTGATCATCGCCCTGCACACGATCGTTAATGTAGGCATGAACATCCAAGTTCTGCCTGTCACCGGTTTGCCGTTGCCCTTCATCAGCGCCGGCGGCTCTTCACTACTCACGTTCATGTTTGGTATTGGCCTGGTCGAATCGGTTGTGGCTCGCCACCGGGCGCTCAATTTCTCATAA
- a CDS encoding SDR family oxidoreductase — MAGKGTVVVVGGTSELGKSVAVHYAEKGHPVVITGREPGRAQQIAAEIGHDAVGINFDLSKPQEIATALADVKDVLYLVLVSISRDENSVKNYDIKQAVELVTLKLVGYPEVVHALLPHMRPDGAVLMYGGMAKERPYPGSTTVTSINGGVSTLVRAMSVELAPLRINAIHPGVVGETPYWADKPAGVLEALSARTLTGKLVTVKDVTDAAIFLLENQGVNGVNLDVDGGWF, encoded by the coding sequence ATGGCTGGAAAAGGCACTGTAGTGGTGGTTGGGGGGACTTCTGAACTGGGCAAGAGTGTGGCCGTGCATTACGCTGAGAAAGGGCACCCGGTGGTGATTACCGGCCGGGAGCCGGGCCGCGCCCAGCAAATCGCTGCCGAGATCGGTCATGACGCGGTCGGCATTAACTTCGACCTGAGCAAGCCCCAGGAAATTGCGACTGCCCTGGCGGATGTGAAAGATGTGCTTTATTTGGTGCTGGTCTCTATCTCACGTGACGAGAACAGCGTCAAGAACTACGATATCAAGCAGGCAGTGGAGCTGGTGACGCTCAAGCTGGTGGGCTACCCGGAGGTCGTGCATGCCCTGCTGCCACACATGCGCCCGGATGGGGCCGTGCTGATGTATGGCGGCATGGCCAAGGAGCGTCCGTACCCCGGCTCCACCACAGTGACCAGCATCAACGGCGGCGTCTCGACCCTGGTGCGCGCCATGTCTGTGGAGTTGGCCCCGCTGCGCATTAACGCCATTCACCCGGGAGTGGTGGGCGAGACGCCTTACTGGGCCGACAAGCCTGCCGGCGTGCTTGAAGCGCTGTCTGCCCGCACGCTGACCGGCAAGCTGGTGACGGTCAAGGACGTTACAGACGCAGCCATTTTCTTGCTGGAGAACCAGGGTGTCAACGGCGTCAATTTGGATGTAGATGGTGGCTGGTTTTAG
- a CDS encoding glutamate--tRNA ligase, with protein sequence MTKTDPSQPARVRFAPSPTGLTHLGSARTALYNFLIAQQTGGSFILRIEDTDQKRYDPNAEADLTNSLKWLGLDWDEGPGVDGPHAPYHQSQRMGIYRQHAEDLVSAGKAFYCFCTPQQLEQDRKEQQERKEQPHYAGRCRELPLEEARARVAAGETHVVRFKAPKEGSITVVDRLRGEITVENRNIDDRVLLKSDGHALYHLAAMVDDHLMGITHVFRGEEWLPSLPLHAHIYEAFGWPQPEWVHLSVFLKPSGKGKMSKRDTEQMRLSGQSIFVKDLAAMGYLPEGVLNWIALMGWSYDDKTEFFTLADMVEKFDIDKLNPSPSAIDFKKLDHFNGLHIRALSVEDLATRLLPYFAAAGYPVSVEQLLPIVPLIQTRMTTLDEAPELAGFFFKEEVSAPADTLLGQGLDAAPSAAAVRKAIEIIEGLPDFTAASLEEPLRAAAEVLGLKAGQFFGMLRNAVTAQQISPPLFESMEIVGRGKVLARLRAAVEKLETLH encoded by the coding sequence ATGACAAAAACAGACCCCTCCCAACCGGCCCGGGTGCGCTTTGCGCCCTCCCCCACCGGGCTTACCCACCTGGGTAGTGCCCGCACGGCCTTGTACAATTTTCTGATCGCCCAGCAGACCGGCGGCAGTTTTATCCTGCGCATCGAAGACACCGACCAAAAGCGCTACGACCCCAACGCCGAGGCCGACCTGACCAACAGCCTGAAATGGCTGGGCCTAGACTGGGACGAAGGCCCCGGCGTGGACGGCCCGCATGCGCCCTACCACCAGTCGCAGCGCATGGGCATTTACCGCCAGCACGCTGAAGATCTGGTGAGCGCCGGCAAAGCCTTCTATTGTTTTTGCACCCCGCAGCAGTTGGAACAGGACCGCAAGGAACAGCAGGAGCGTAAAGAGCAGCCGCACTACGCCGGCCGCTGCCGTGAATTGCCGCTGGAAGAAGCCCGTGCCCGCGTGGCCGCTGGGGAGACGCATGTGGTCCGTTTCAAGGCGCCCAAAGAAGGCAGCATCACCGTGGTGGACCGGCTGCGCGGCGAGATCACCGTGGAGAACCGCAACATTGACGACCGCGTGCTGTTGAAGTCCGATGGCCACGCGCTTTATCACCTGGCCGCCATGGTGGATGACCATTTGATGGGCATTACCCACGTCTTCCGCGGCGAGGAGTGGCTGCCCAGCCTGCCTCTGCACGCCCACATCTACGAAGCCTTTGGCTGGCCGCAGCCGGAATGGGTGCACCTTTCGGTGTTCCTCAAGCCCAGCGGCAAGGGCAAGATGAGCAAGCGCGACACGGAGCAGATGCGCCTCTCCGGGCAGTCGATCTTCGTCAAAGACCTGGCCGCCATGGGCTACCTGCCTGAGGGCGTGCTGAACTGGATCGCGCTGATGGGCTGGAGCTACGACGACAAAACCGAATTCTTCACCCTAGCTGACATGGTGGAGAAGTTCGACATCGACAAGCTCAATCCCTCCCCTTCTGCGATTGACTTCAAGAAACTGGACCACTTCAACGGGCTGCACATCCGCGCCCTGTCCGTGGAGGACCTGGCAACCCGCCTGCTGCCCTACTTCGCCGCAGCGGGCTATCCCGTCTCCGTCGAGCAGCTGCTGCCCATTGTGCCCCTCATCCAGACCCGCATGACCACGTTGGATGAGGCTCCTGAGTTGGCGGGCTTCTTCTTTAAAGAAGAGGTGTCTGCGCCTGCAGACACTCTTCTCGGGCAGGGGTTGGATGCGGCCCCATCGGCAGCGGCCGTGCGCAAGGCCATCGAAATCATTGAGGGCTTGCCAGACTTCACGGCCGCCAGCCTGGAAGAGCCGCTGCGCGCCGCCGCCGAAGTGCTGGGCCTGAAAGCTGGGCAGTTCTTCGGCATGCTGCGCAATGCAGTCACTGCCCAACAGATCAGCCCGCCGCTCTTCGAGAGCATGGAGATCGTGGGCCGCGGAAAAGTGCTGGCCCGCCTGCGAGCGGCGGTGGAGAAGCTGGAAACGCTACACTAG
- a CDS encoding cupin domain-containing protein, protein MQARFLVRTADQADFVLPKEFEGISQGFSRWSIVNGESGSVHQEFNICELEPGGSIDTHLHTFEESVYVLEGELICETGDGAFALGPGDYGVIHMAAAHGYRNRSDAKVRWVEMLAPQPRLWKEGDVFPIQAAIAQTGEPIKVDPRDPRTRFFGNITAQHMDPSKQSQELLAVSGSMRTALLVYTGISVKMMVDSDLGAYLHTMFMVKYIPGGGAGSHDHPFEETYMILDGEVEAWFDNQTFTLKPGDVAWAGVGCVHGFKNKTDTTVQWLETSAPQSPARYAYRFGRDWDYFEDKISK, encoded by the coding sequence ATGCAAGCGAGGTTTTTGGTCCGCACCGCCGACCAGGCAGATTTTGTCTTGCCCAAGGAGTTTGAAGGCATCAGCCAAGGCTTCAGCCGCTGGTCGATCGTGAATGGCGAGTCCGGTTCTGTGCACCAGGAGTTCAACATTTGCGAACTGGAGCCCGGTGGCTCGATCGACACCCACTTGCACACTTTCGAAGAGAGCGTGTATGTGCTGGAAGGGGAACTGATCTGCGAGACCGGCGACGGCGCCTTTGCGCTGGGGCCGGGTGATTACGGCGTCATCCATATGGCGGCGGCCCATGGGTACCGCAACCGCAGCGATGCGAAAGTGCGCTGGGTAGAAATGCTGGCCCCGCAGCCGCGTCTGTGGAAAGAAGGCGACGTTTTCCCCATTCAGGCGGCCATCGCTCAAACCGGCGAGCCGATCAAAGTGGACCCGCGTGACCCACGCACGCGCTTTTTTGGCAACATCACCGCCCAGCACATGGACCCCAGCAAGCAGTCGCAGGAGCTGCTGGCGGTCTCCGGCAGCATGCGCACGGCGCTGCTGGTGTACACCGGCATCAGCGTCAAGATGATGGTGGACAGCGACCTGGGCGCTTATTTGCATACCATGTTTATGGTCAAATACATCCCAGGCGGCGGCGCCGGCAGCCATGACCATCCCTTCGAAGAGACCTACATGATCCTGGATGGCGAAGTAGAAGCCTGGTTCGACAATCAAACTTTCACGCTTAAGCCGGGCGACGTGGCCTGGGCGGGAGTGGGCTGCGTGCACGGCTTCAAGAACAAGACGGATACCACGGTACAGTGGCTGGAAACCTCTGCGCCGCAGTCGCCCGCGCGCTATGCGTATCGCTTTGGGCGTGACTGGGATTATTTTGAAGACAAGATCAGTAAGTAA
- a CDS encoding amidohydrolase family protein has product MNRNKERLKKAAIRIREWYPLMLMILLIYGLGAYSGSQSSAFLSEYNLNNLLQATLPLALVAMAQVNAMLVGYLDISVGAIMAFCIVVLSFIATNNATPEMVLLAFVLVLLIGGGVGLFNAFLVRGVKLPPIIATLATLSILDGVSLVLRPVAGGQINFDALSIFKAKVGWVPTAFIVTLVVAILWDIWLRRSAGGLRLRATGRDVRAARRLGIKTKFIQVRALVLSGLMAAVASYFLAVQVGVGDPRSGTNFALISIAAAALGGTSLMGGLGHFTGALAVSLFLSLISNMFSLRIITATWINDPIVMGALTIFGLILYQVEDLRLLIKENWKKLRRVFTATRERRKDYAVANVFLNGHSGNGVVAPVPEDQRVLIKGGTVLTLDAKLGDFQKGDILIEGKKIVKVAANITSGGAQVIDASNMIVMPGFVDTHRHIWEGLLRNIGTDVPLEGRNSYIRFVLGRLGRAYRPQDVYAGNIVSAFGAIDAGITTLLDWSHIQASPEHTDAVIQAIKDSNMRVVFAYGFPWWGKYEPKQPGWFVRAARMHFTSKDQLLTYALAAAGPEFTEFEVTRAHWNMARSVDARLTAHVGVGTFGQRRKVEEFGRKGPELMGPDTTYIHCTTLNDTEIQMIVDSGGTVSLAAPVEMMMGHGMPPTQKFLDRGLKPALSVDVETNVPGDMFTQMRTMLSLQHSLIHERILAGESKVPKLISEKDVIEYATIEGAKANGLDHKVGTLTPGKEADIILLRTDQVNVTPLNDPYAAVVWGMDTKNVDTVMVAGKVLKNSGRLVNVDLNAVRNMVYDARDHVIKKARFRLPTI; this is encoded by the coding sequence TTGAACCGGAACAAGGAACGCCTCAAGAAAGCCGCTATCCGCATCAGGGAGTGGTATCCCCTGATGCTGATGATCTTGCTGATCTATGGTTTGGGCGCCTATTCCGGCTCTCAGTCCAGCGCTTTCCTATCCGAATACAACCTCAACAATCTATTGCAGGCGACCCTACCGTTGGCGCTTGTGGCCATGGCCCAGGTCAACGCCATGCTGGTTGGCTACCTGGATATTTCGGTCGGCGCCATCATGGCCTTCTGCATTGTGGTGTTGTCCTTTATCGCCACCAACAACGCCACACCTGAGATGGTCTTGCTGGCCTTCGTGCTGGTGCTGCTGATCGGCGGCGGGGTGGGCTTGTTCAACGCTTTCCTGGTGCGCGGCGTCAAACTGCCGCCCATCATCGCAACCCTGGCCACGCTCAGCATTCTGGACGGCGTCTCGCTGGTGCTGCGCCCGGTGGCTGGCGGCCAGATCAACTTCGACGCGCTGAGTATCTTCAAGGCCAAGGTCGGCTGGGTGCCGACGGCTTTCATCGTCACGCTGGTCGTGGCGATCCTGTGGGATATTTGGCTGCGCCGTTCGGCAGGCGGCCTGCGCCTGCGAGCCACCGGTCGTGATGTGCGCGCCGCTCGCCGCCTGGGCATCAAGACCAAATTCATCCAGGTGCGTGCTCTGGTGCTCTCTGGCCTGATGGCGGCCGTGGCGTCCTACTTTCTGGCGGTGCAAGTGGGCGTGGGCGACCCACGTTCCGGCACCAACTTCGCGCTGATCAGCATCGCTGCCGCGGCCCTGGGCGGTACCAGCCTGATGGGCGGCCTGGGGCACTTCACCGGCGCGTTGGCGGTCAGCCTGTTTCTCTCGCTGATCAGCAATATGTTCTCGCTGCGCATCATCACCGCCACCTGGATCAACGACCCGATCGTGATGGGCGCCCTGACCATCTTCGGCCTCATCCTGTACCAGGTGGAAGACCTGCGCCTGCTGATCAAAGAGAACTGGAAGAAGCTGCGCCGTGTCTTTACCGCCACGCGTGAGCGGCGCAAGGACTACGCCGTGGCTAACGTATTCCTCAACGGCCACAGCGGCAACGGGGTGGTTGCGCCGGTGCCAGAAGACCAGCGTGTGCTGATCAAGGGCGGCACGGTGCTGACGCTGGATGCCAAGCTCGGCGACTTCCAGAAGGGCGATATCCTGATCGAAGGCAAGAAGATCGTCAAAGTGGCGGCCAATATCACCTCTGGCGGCGCCCAAGTGATCGACGCCAGCAACATGATCGTGATGCCCGGCTTTGTGGACACCCACCGCCACATTTGGGAGGGCCTGCTGCGCAACATCGGCACCGATGTGCCGCTGGAGGGCCGCAACAGCTACATCCGCTTCGTGCTCGGCCGCCTGGGCCGCGCTTATCGTCCCCAAGATGTGTACGCCGGCAACATCGTCAGCGCTTTCGGCGCCATCGACGCTGGCATTACTACCCTGCTGGATTGGTCGCATATCCAGGCCTCGCCGGAGCACACGGATGCGGTCATCCAGGCGATCAAAGATTCCAATATGCGCGTCGTGTTCGCTTATGGCTTCCCCTGGTGGGGCAAGTACGAACCCAAGCAGCCGGGCTGGTTTGTACGCGCGGCGCGCATGCACTTCACCAGCAAGGACCAGCTGCTGACCTATGCGCTGGCCGCGGCCGGCCCCGAGTTCACCGAATTCGAGGTCACCCGCGCCCACTGGAACATGGCCCGTTCGGTGGATGCACGCCTGACCGCCCACGTGGGCGTAGGCACCTTTGGCCAGCGCCGCAAGGTGGAGGAGTTCGGCCGCAAGGGGCCGGAACTGATGGGCCCGGACACCACCTACATCCACTGCACGACCTTGAATGACACCGAGATCCAAATGATCGTCGACTCCGGCGGCACCGTCTCCCTGGCTGCCCCGGTGGAGATGATGATGGGCCACGGCATGCCGCCGACCCAGAAGTTCCTGGACCGCGGTTTGAAACCCGCCCTCAGCGTGGACGTCGAGACCAACGTGCCTGGGGACATGTTTACCCAAATGCGCACCATGCTCTCCCTGCAGCACAGCCTGATCCATGAACGTATCCTGGCAGGCGAGTCCAAGGTGCCCAAGCTGATCAGTGAGAAGGACGTGATCGAATATGCCACCATTGAAGGCGCCAAGGCCAATGGCTTGGACCACAAGGTGGGCACGTTAACGCCCGGCAAGGAAGCCGACATTATTTTGCTGCGCACAGACCAGGTCAATGTCACCCCGCTGAATGATCCCTATGCAGCCGTGGTGTGGGGTATGGACACCAAAAATGTGGACACGGTGATGGTGGCGGGCAAAGTGTTGAAGAACAGCGGCCGATTGGTGAATGTGGACCTGAATGCCGTGCGCAACATGGTCTACGATGCGCGTGATCACGTGATCAAGAAGGCGCGCTTCAGGCTGCCTACTATCTAA
- the minC gene encoding septum site-determining protein MinC has product MTDKVQIKGIREGLLVSVVENEGDWSLAEKELLSELDRQKGFLQGAKLILDVNEHGINAAAMGRLRDQISDHGLSLWGVLSRSPLTERSAQAMGLATRIHQTEREAESAEGHSFDPNSDAVLVRRTLRSGASITHAGHVTLIGDLNPGAEIIAGGDVIIWGRLRGLVHAGAEGNEDAVVCALDLAPTQLRIAGHIAIPPQERGQPSPEVAFVRDGQVIAEPWEPGKAIK; this is encoded by the coding sequence ATGACGGACAAGGTACAAATCAAAGGCATCCGCGAGGGTTTATTGGTCTCTGTAGTGGAAAATGAAGGAGACTGGAGTCTGGCGGAAAAAGAGCTGCTCAGCGAATTGGACCGCCAGAAAGGCTTCTTGCAGGGCGCCAAGCTGATCCTGGATGTGAATGAGCACGGCATCAACGCTGCCGCGATGGGCCGCCTGCGAGACCAGATCTCGGACCACGGCCTTTCACTGTGGGGCGTGCTCAGCCGCTCACCCCTGACCGAGCGCAGCGCCCAGGCCATGGGCCTGGCCACTCGCATCCACCAGACGGAGCGCGAAGCAGAATCGGCAGAGGGTCACAGCTTTGACCCCAATTCCGACGCGGTGCTGGTACGCCGCACGCTGCGCTCCGGCGCCAGCATCACCCACGCCGGGCACGTGACCTTAATCGGCGACCTGAACCCCGGCGCCGAGATCATCGCCGGCGGTGATGTGATCATATGGGGCAGGTTGCGCGGCTTGGTGCACGCCGGGGCCGAAGGCAATGAGGACGCCGTGGTGTGCGCGCTGGACCTGGCCCCCACCCAACTGCGCATCGCCGGACACATTGCTATTCCGCCGCAGGAGCGCGGCCAACCCAGCCCAGAAGTGGCCTTTGTCCGAGATGGACAAGTCATTGCCGAGCCCTGGGAGCCCGGCAAAGCAATCAAATAA
- a CDS encoding sugar ABC transporter ATP-binding protein: MAKKNQNPSSESLALSLLGVSKRYGTVQALQNVSLECRPGEIHAVVGENGCGKSTLLGIASGFVELDEGTVHIMGKPLTTDSPAKARELGLGMAYQEISQVAMMTVAENLYMAASKKQRPFYWKLKDWAIQILAKFELDDLFAEAPVWSLALAERQLLEVTKALLSEPKVLLLDEPTTAMGPAEVEWLHRTIKEHAQRGVCVVYVSHRLPEVLEVADRVTVLRDGRTQGTYDARKVSEAELVELMIGRPLDSAFPPRIEIGEETDVVLSVTDLHGEFFGPLSFTARKGEIIGIAGVEGNGQGDLFWTLSGAIPPKGGIVQVDEKHVNLTSPTGALRSGIMLLAGDRKRDALFLVLGVTSNASIQVLDKFSRAGWLLPGLERKLVSEMTQQLKLRSPSLEQPVSFLSGGNQQKVVMTRPFLFENVRVILTDEPTQGVDVASRFDIYEALHTKASQGTAIIIKSSDPIELSSLCNRVLVISRGQIVHDLPQEHLSERTIIEAMVGGAKVGNVEDQFTISGRED; encoded by the coding sequence GTGGCAAAGAAGAATCAGAACCCCAGCAGCGAGAGCCTCGCGCTCTCGCTGCTGGGAGTTTCTAAACGGTATGGCACCGTCCAGGCTCTGCAAAATGTGAGCCTGGAATGCCGCCCCGGTGAGATCCACGCAGTGGTGGGTGAGAACGGGTGCGGCAAATCGACATTGCTGGGCATTGCCAGCGGCTTTGTCGAACTGGACGAAGGCACTGTCCACATCATGGGCAAACCGCTGACGACCGATTCGCCGGCCAAGGCGCGTGAACTTGGCCTGGGCATGGCCTACCAAGAGATCTCTCAGGTGGCCATGATGACCGTGGCCGAAAATCTGTATATGGCTGCTTCCAAGAAGCAGCGTCCTTTTTATTGGAAACTCAAAGATTGGGCAATCCAGATCCTGGCCAAGTTTGAACTGGATGACCTGTTTGCCGAAGCGCCAGTCTGGAGCCTGGCGCTGGCCGAGCGGCAACTGCTCGAGGTGACCAAAGCTCTGCTTTCCGAACCCAAGGTCTTATTGTTGGATGAACCCACCACGGCTATGGGCCCGGCTGAGGTGGAATGGCTGCACCGTACCATCAAGGAGCACGCGCAACGCGGGGTGTGTGTGGTGTATGTTAGCCATCGCTTGCCGGAAGTGTTGGAAGTGGCCGACCGGGTGACTGTACTGCGCGACGGTCGCACGCAGGGCACCTATGATGCCCGCAAGGTCAGCGAGGCCGAACTGGTCGAGTTGATGATTGGCCGGCCGCTGGACTCCGCCTTCCCGCCGCGTATTGAGATCGGCGAAGAGACCGATGTCGTCCTTTCGGTCACGGATCTGCATGGGGAATTCTTTGGCCCGCTGAGCTTCACGGCCAGGAAGGGCGAGATCATTGGCATTGCTGGCGTGGAGGGCAACGGGCAGGGCGACCTGTTTTGGACGCTGTCCGGCGCCATCCCGCCCAAGGGCGGCATTGTTCAGGTAGACGAAAAGCACGTCAATCTGACTTCGCCCACCGGAGCGCTGCGCTCCGGCATTATGCTGCTGGCCGGCGACCGCAAACGGGATGCACTCTTCCTGGTGTTGGGTGTTACCAGCAATGCTTCCATTCAAGTATTGGACAAATTTAGCCGGGCGGGCTGGCTGCTTCCGGGCTTGGAACGAAAACTGGTCTCTGAAATGACCCAGCAACTCAAACTGCGCTCTCCATCGCTGGAGCAGCCGGTGAGTTTTCTGTCTGGCGGCAACCAGCAGAAAGTGGTCATGACGCGCCCCTTCCTGTTCGAGAACGTGCGCGTGATTCTGACCGATGAACCGACCCAGGGCGTCGATGTGGCTTCGCGGTTTGACATCTACGAAGCCTTGCATACCAAGGCTTCGCAGGGCACGGCAATCATCATCAAATCCAGCGACCCCATCGAACTTTCCAGCCTGTGCAATCGCGTACTGGTCATCTCGCGCGGGCAGATCGTGCACGATCTGCCCCAGGAACATCTCAGCGAGCGCACCATCATCGAAGCCATGGTGGGCGGAGCGAAAGTAGGCAATGTGGAAGACCAATTTACGATCAGCGGAAGAGAGGATTAG